The Phaeobacter sp. A36a-5a genomic interval GCCTTCCTGCTCGCCGTCCGCAACGGAGTGCGGGCACACCACTGGGATTTTGGCAGCATGCCGCCGCAGCAGGGGCTTACTGATGGCGACGTCAGTGGCATCATCCGCTATGTGCGGGAACTGCAGGAAGCAAATGGTATCCGCTAACTAGGGTCAGGCCCCATTGATTTCCGCTTGGCTGGATGGCTCTCGGTTCGAGAATGAGCGGTGAACATGTCTGATCTTTTCTGGCTGAGGGACGCGCAGGTGGCGCGCCGTGAGCCTTATTTTCCGAAGTCCCACGGCGAACCACGCGTTGATGACGGGCGGGTGCTGAGTGGGATTATCTTCATTAATCGCAGTGGCTTACGATGGCGCGATGCGCCTATTGCATATGGCCCGCAGAACACCCTCTAAAACCGTTGGAAGCGGTGGAGCGACAAGGGCATTTTCGCTCGGATGATGGTCGGCCTGGCCGCCGAGGATGGCGAACAGAAGACCGTGATGATCCCCTCTCATTGATTGCTGCGTAATCAACTGCCGGGCAGTGGACGCGACGTATCTGAAGGCCCACCGGACAGCGACCAGCATGGGCGTCAAAAAGGGGGGCGGCGACGTCTGATTGGCCGGACAAAGGGCGGCATGAACACCAAGCTGCATGCCATCCGCGATAGCCAGGGCCGACCGCTCAACCTGTTCGTCACGGCCGGTCAGGTCAGCGACTACATTGGCGCACGGGCAACGCTGAGCAGCCTGTCTGATGCCGTCCGGCTGCTTGGGGACCGCGGATATAACGCTGATTGATTCAGAGATGTGTTGAAAGACAAAGGGATACGCGCATGTATCCCAGGCCGAAAACAGCGCAAAAAGCCCGTCAAGTACGACAAGCGGCGCTACAAACGCCGCAACCGGATCGAGATCATGTTCGGCAGGCTCAAGGGCTGGCGACGTATCGCAACCCGCTATCACCGTTGCCCCAAGGTCTTCCTCTCAGCAATCGCTTTGGCTGCAACTGTCACTTACTGGCTATGAGTCCTGACCGCTATGCTTGGTTCCTGTCCCAGCACAACAGCATTTTCTTTGGAGGGATTGCTATTCTCGGATTCCTGCTTCGGGATGTGACCGATGGGACAACCCTCCGGAGGCTGCTGACCGGGATGATGGCAACCAATGCGCTTGGGTTTATCGTAACGCTATATGCCGCCATGATTGGTGTCTTTACCGGGTTTGGCTGGTCGGACTCCGCCTTCTTTGTATTTCTTGCGGCGATGAGTTTCTTACAACTTAAAAAGTCTGATCAAGCCTGATCATCAGAAACAGAGTTCGGGTCGCTCAGCTCCGAACGCCTTCCTTAAAATCTGGCCCTACTCGTTCGTGATCCGGACACCAATCAGCTGACAACCTGAGCAATGTGTGAGCGGCTGCTTTGAGATAATCCGCTGCACCGTCGCAAACGCCACGTCGCAAGCGCAACGGTTGTCTGCATGAGCACTGGCCGCACGGACAAAAGGCGGGTTTGTCCGCATTGTGTCAGCTCACCGGCTCTATAGCCTCGCAGGCGCAGCGAACGGCAGGAACTGCGGGCCGCACCGCAGCAGAAACCCTCGGCTGGTTGCGTCAAGCAGCCGAGTTGCAAGGGGCGCTTTGCTGCGAAGCTCTGTCACAGAGCCTAGGCCCAGCATCCGCTGGTCTGGTCTCAATGCCCGCTTTCGCTGCGTCGCCCATCAACGAACGCTGTCGTTCCCATCGCACCAGACGCGGGAAAAGCTGCTCTGGCTTAATTTTTTAGCGTTGGCCATAAGAGCCCGGCGCGCTCCCTCTGGGAGCGATCTTTGGGGGAGTTTCCGAACTCCAAGCAGCGCCTGAACCGGAGGGGAAGCGCTTCGGCGCTTAGCCGGCGGTGATCTGCATCACGATGCAGGTGGTGGAGCCGGTGGCATAGAGGCGGCCATCCGCAAGCCCGCGCAACTCACCATGGGCGACACCGGTCGAGCGCCCGACATGGTCGGTCATCCCGATACATTCGATTTCAGTGCCGAGTGGGATGGAACGCAGGATATTTACCTTGAATTCCAGCGTGGTATAGGCTGCTCCCTTCGGCACGCGGGTCATCACTGCGCAGGCCATGGCGCTGTCCAGCAGGGTGCCGTACCAGCCGCCGTGGACCGTGCCCATTGGATTGGTCACAGCAAATTCCGGGGTGCCGCGAAACACGACTTTGCCTGCCTCGACGCTGTGCAGGTGGTAGCCCAGTCTCTCGCCAATGGGCGGACCGGGCAGGCGACCTGCGAGAATGCCCTGCATGAAGTCCAGCCCGGACATGCCGGTGATGTCCTCGGGGCGCAGCAGGTCGTCCGGGCCGGTCGCGCGGCGCAGAGGGGAAGCGGCTGCGGCGGTGGTGGAGGACGTCTTGGCCGACGTTTCGGGCGAACTTATGGGTGAGGTCATGCAGAAATCCTGATCCGGTCGGCGAAGACGATGCCCCCGCCGACAGCGGCAGGGGCGACCAGATCAAAGGCTAGGAGGACAGCGGCGGCAGGACAAGCGCTACGCCACGTTCTCCAGCGAGACCGTTGGTGTGATGCCAAGCGCAAAGCAGACATCGCGGGTCAGCTCGGGCCGGTTCAGCGTGTAGAAATGCAGCTTGTCAACGCCGTTGTCCATCAGATCGGAGCAGAGCTCGGTGCACAGCGCCGTGGCAAGCAGGTCCTCGCGCCCATCGCGGATCGCCTTGTCAAACGCATCGTCGATCCAGGCCGGAATATTGGTGCCACAGCGTTTGGCAAAATTGCGCGCGCCCTTCCAGTTTTCGATGGGCAGGATACCGGGCGTGATGCGGCTGGTGTCGATCCCGGCCTTGGCGCAGTCATCGCGAAAGCGCAGGAATGTATCGGCTTCAAAGAAGAACTGGGTCAGCGCCTCATCGGCGCCAGCGTCCAGTTTGCGCTTCAGCCAGTCGACATCCGCACGCGCGCTAGTGGCCTCCGGGTGGCGGTCGGGATAGGCGCCGACGCGGATCGAGAACTGATCGCGCTCTGCCAGCGCCGAGATCAGCTCGACCGAATTGGCAAAACCCTCGGGGTGGGGTTCAAACCCGGCGGAGCCTTTTGGCGGATCGCCACGCAGGGCAACGATTTCGCGCACGCCGGCCTCGGCAAACTGGTCGGCAATCTCCATGGTCTCGGATTTGCTGGCGTTCACGCAGGTCAGATGCGCCGCCACATTGAGACCGGAGGATTTATGCAGCGTTGCCACCGCATCGCGGGTCAGGTCGCGGGTGGTGCCGCCGGCCCCATAGGTGACGGAGACAAAGCGGGGCGCCAGCGGCGCCAGTGTCTGAACCGTATCCCAGAGCCGGAAAGAGGCCTCCAGCGACTGCGGCGGGAAGAATTCAAAAGAGATGTCAGGGGTCGTCATTTTCAAAAGCGCTCCGCATGATTTCATCTCTTGTTGCATAGCGTCTATTGTGAAACAATTTCATAATACTCAAGAACAACATGAGCGACACGATAGATGCACATCGAATTTCGTCACCTGCGCACCATCAAGGCCATACATCAGGAAGGCGGGTTGGCGCGGGCGGCCGATCAGCTGAATATCACTCAGAGCGCGCTGAGCCATCAGATCAAGGGGCTGGAGGATCAGGCGGGGGTCGAACTGTTCCTGCGCCGCTCCAAGCCGATGAAACTGTCGGCGGCGGGGCTGCGGCTGCTGCGGCTGGCGGATCAGGTGCTGCCACAGGTGGAGGCGATGCAGGCGGAATTCTCGGCCCTGCGTGACGGAAACACCGGGCGGATGTATATCGCCATCGAGTGCCACGCATGTTTTGAATGGCTGTTCCCGGTGCTGGAGGGACTGCGCAAGAACTGGGCCGATGTCGATGTCGATATTCGCCCCGGCCTTGCCTTTGACGCGCTGCCTGCATTGCAAAAGGAGGAGGTCGATCTGGTGGTGTCCTCGGATCCCGAGGTGCTGCCGGGAATCGAGTTTATCGAGTTGTTTGACTATAAACCGGTTTTTGTAGCCTCGGCGCTGCATCCGCTGGCTGAGAAACCCTATGTCGAGGCCGAGGATTTTCGCGGCGAGACCCTGATCACCTATCCGGTGGACAAGGCACGGCTGGATATCTTCAGTCAGCTGCTGACGCCTGCGGGCGTGGAACCTGCCGGCATCCGGCAGGTGGAGCTGACGGCGGTGATCCTGCTCTTGGTGGCGTCGAACCGGGGTGTTTCGGTGCTGCCGGACTGGGTGGTGCGGGAGGTCAAATATTCCTCCGACTATGTGACCCGGCCGCTGACTTCCAAAGGGATCACCCGCAGGCTTTATGCGGCGATCCGCAGTGAAGATCGTGAAAAACCCTATATGCAGGAGCTGATCCGACTGGCCAAGGTGGAGGCGCGCAGGCTGCAACAGCAGTAGTGCGCGAACACTGGCGGTGGCGCAGGGGGCAGAGCAGGGCATACCCATGCGCCAGAGGCATAGCTCTCATGTGTCGTACTGGTGCGTTCAGGCCCCTATTGGGCCTTGGCAAGCGGCAATCAGGCGCGTATAGGCACGGTTTGACCGACATCTCCCCCTTTTCGCTCAGGAGTCTTTCGCATGATTGGCAGCGCAAACCTCAACATCATGATCAAAGCTGCCCGCAAGGCGGGGCGGTCGCTGGTCAAGGATTTTCGCGAAGTTGAAAACCTTCAGGTGTCGAGAAAGGGGGCAGGCGATTTTGTCTCCAAGGCCGATATCGCTGCCGAGAAGATCCTGAAAGAAGAGCTGATGGGCGCCCGCCCCACTTACGGCTGGCTGGCCGAAGAGGGTGGCGAAGAAGAAGGCGCAGATCCGACCCGCCGCTGGATCGTTGACCCGCTGGATGGCACCACCAACTTCCTGCACGGTCTGCCGCATTGGGCGATTTCCATCGCGCTGGAGCATAAGGGCAAGGTTGTCGCCGGTGTTGTGTATGATGCCGCCAAGGACGAGATGTTCTTTGCCGAAAAAGGTGCTGGCGCCTGGATGAATGACACCCGGATCCGGGTCTCGGGCCGTCATCGCATGATCGAGTCGATCTTTGCGACGGGGCTGCCGTTTGCCGGTCGTTCCGACCTGCCTGCGACCCTGCAGGATCTGGCGCGTCTGATGCCTGCCTGCGCCGGTGTGCGTCGCTGGGGCGCGGCTGCGCTGGATCTGGCCTATGTGGCGGCGGGCCGCTACGAGGGCTACTGGGAGCGCCGCCTGAATGCCTGGGATCTGGCTGCGGGTGTGATCATCGTGCAGGAGGCAGGCGGCCTTATCGAAGCGGTGAACCCCGAGGATGATATCCTTACCTCCGGCGATGTGCTCTGCGCCAATGAGTCGATTTACGACAGCTTTGCCAAGGTGATCCGAGGCTGATGCCGCCCCGGTTTTTTCGCTGGATTTGACGTATTGAAACGCGGCCCCTCGGGTCGCGTTTTTGTTTTGCGGCTGATCCGCGGCGTCTGCCTAGCGGTCAGAGGGGTGATTCACCCCGTCGTGCCAAGGAATGTCACCATAGGTTTCGGCGTGGGTGCGCGGGTTGCCACCGTCAATACAGCCCAGATTGATCCCGCATTCTGCCGGATCGGAACGGCGCTGGTGATAGACGTAGATGCCGCATGTCTTGCAGAAATAGTGTTTCGCCGTATGGCTGCCCCAGGTGTAGAGGCTGAGATTTTCGGCGCCTTTGAGAATGGTCAGGCTGGCGGTGCGCGCGGTCACTGCCGCGGCCCCGCGACGGATGCAGAAGGAGCAATTGCAACGGCTGGCTGAGGCGAGCCCGTCAGGCAGCTCGGCTCTGATTACAACGGCGCCGCAATGACAGCTTGCCTGCCAGGGCTGGGCGCCGTCCTGCGGCGTGGCGGAGGTGGATGCGGACATCTGCTGCGGCCCTTTGTTTGAGATTGCGATATCTGGACTGCTACTTGCCCCAGGGGGTGTTGCGCCGGTTGGGGGCGGATGGCCTGCGCTGCACGCGTGGGATGCGGCTGTCGGTATAGCTGACCTCGGGATGAGGTGGATGGCCGTGGGTCTTGCCCCAGTACACCGGCCCGCCGCGCCTGAGCCAGAGCGGTAGTGTCAATACCAGCCCGACGCCGAAACCGCCGGCATGCGCCCAATAGGCGACGCCGCCTGCCTGAGGGTCAGAGCCGATCCCGCCGAGGAACTGCATGCCCAGCCAGACGCCCAGCATGACGAAGGCAGGGATCGAGAAGACGCGGAAATAGATGATCAGGATCAACAGGATATCGACGCGCGCCCGTGGGAACAGCAGCAGGTAGCCGCCCATGACACCGGCAATGGCGCCGGAGGCCCCGACCAGCGGCACCAGCGAGTCCGGGGCACTTGCGACATGGACCAGCCCGGCGCCGATACCGGAAACAAGGTAGAAGGCGAGAAAGGTGAAATGCCCCATCTCGTCCTCCATATTGTCGCCAAAGATCCATAAAAACAGCATGTTGCCGCCTAGGTGCATCCAGCTGCCATGCAGAAAGGTCGAGGTGAGCAGGGTTTTCCAGTCATAGCCTGCCATGATCTCCGCGGGCAGCAACGCATAGGCGTTGTAGAGCGCGGTCAGGCGGCGCGGGCTGTCATAGCCAAAGTAGGTCAGCGCAAAGATCGCGATATTCGCAACCATGAGCGCATAGGTCACATAGGGCGTGCGCCCGGAAGGGTTGTGGTCACGGATTGGAAACATGGGGGAACGCTGGGCCGGATATGGCCCAGCGTCAAGAGTTTAGCCGGATATTGTGCGCATTGGCCTGACGCTCGCGGTCAGGACATGCCGCCAAGCAGGGCTGCGTTGCCGCCTGCGGCGGTGGTGTCGACGCAGACATGCCGTTCGGCCTGTACCCGTGCCACATCCGGCAGGCCGGGGATCAGCGGCAGGATTGGCCCGTTGCGTCGCGCCAGCCCAGTCTCAATCTCGCGCGCGGTTGCCTCATCACCCCACCAGATCACCCCGGAGATTCCCTCTGCGGTCAGAAGCAGGGGCATATCGCAGGGGCCGGTCGCTTCGATCGCGGTGCCGCCGAGCGCGTGAACGGCGCGGGCCTGGGCCGCCACGGCCTGTGGTCCCGGTCCCAGGCAGAGCAGCGGTGGGCGGGCCTGCTGCGACAGGCGGTTCGATTCGCCGGTCGGGCCGGGCAGGCTGGTGGTGGTCTGCTGCATTGGCTGACCTGTCGGTGCTGGCAGGGACACCATCGCTGCGGTATCGGCGGGCCAGCTGTCGGTGCTCTGCTGACGGTCAGGCGCACAGAAACGCGTCATGTAGAAGGGGCCGCCGGCCTTGGGACCGGTGCCGGACAGGCCTTCGCCTCCAAAGGGCTGGCTGCCGACGATGGCACCGATCTGGTTGCGGTTCACATAGAGGTTGCCTGCGTGAATACGGTCGCAGACATATTGCACCCGGTCGTCGATCCGCGTGTGCAGGCCAAAGGTCAGCCCATAGCCGGTGGCATTTATATCGTTGATGATCCGGTCGAGATCCTGCGATCTGAAGCGGGCGACATGCAGGACCGGGCCAAAGATCTCCTGTTCCAGCGCGCTGATGCCGGAGACTTCGATCAGGGTTGGCGCCACGAAGGTGCCGCCCTGCGGTGCGGTCAGTTCCTTCAGCACCCGGCCCTCGGCGCGGGCGGTGTCGATATGGGCGAGAATACCGGCGCGGGCGGCCTCGTCGATCACTGGTCCGCTGTCGGTTGCCAGGTGCCAGGGATCGCCAAGCCGCAGGGCATCCATCGCGCCTTTGAGCATTTTCAACACGTTATCGGCGATATCTTCCTGGAGGTAGAGGCAACGCAGGGCCGAGCAGCGCTGACCTGCCGACTGAAAGGCGCTTTCGATGACGGCCTGAACGGCCTGTTCCGGCAGCGCGGTGCTGTCCACGATCATCGCGTTGAGACCACCGGTCTCGGCAATCAGAGGCGCGCCGGGACGCAGGTGCTCGGCCATGGCAGCGCGGATTTTCAGTGCGGTTGCAGTGGAGCCGGTGAAAGCGACGCCGCCGACGCGCGGATCTGAGGTCAGCGCGCCGCCAACAGCGCCGCCGCCGGGCAGCAGCTGCAACGCCTCTTTCGGGACGCCTGCCTCATGCAGCAGCGCGATGGCGCGATGGGCGATCAGCGGGGTCTGCTCGGCCGGTTTCGCGAGCACTGCATTGCCGGTTGCCAGGGCGGCTGCAATCTGGCCGGAGAAAATCGCCAGCGGGAAGTTCCAGGGCGAGATGCAGGTGAACACGCCGACCGGCGGCTCTGCTGGAATGCGGGCGGCGTAGTAGCGCAGGA includes:
- a CDS encoding rhomboid family intramembrane serine protease, which produces MFPIRDHNPSGRTPYVTYALMVANIAIFALTYFGYDSPRRLTALYNAYALLPAEIMAGYDWKTLLTSTFLHGSWMHLGGNMLFLWIFGDNMEDEMGHFTFLAFYLVSGIGAGLVHVASAPDSLVPLVGASGAIAGVMGGYLLLFPRARVDILLILIIYFRVFSIPAFVMLGVWLGMQFLGGIGSDPQAGGVAYWAHAGGFGVGLVLTLPLWLRRGGPVYWGKTHGHPPHPEVSYTDSRIPRVQRRPSAPNRRNTPWGK
- a CDS encoding inositol monophosphatase family protein, producing the protein MIGSANLNIMIKAARKAGRSLVKDFREVENLQVSRKGAGDFVSKADIAAEKILKEELMGARPTYGWLAEEGGEEEGADPTRRWIVDPLDGTTNFLHGLPHWAISIALEHKGKVVAGVVYDAAKDEMFFAEKGAGAWMNDTRIRVSGRHRMIESIFATGLPFAGRSDLPATLQDLARLMPACAGVRRWGAAALDLAYVAAGRYEGYWERRLNAWDLAAGVIIVQEAGGLIEAVNPEDDILTSGDVLCANESIYDSFAKVIRG
- a CDS encoding PaaI family thioesterase, whose product is MTSPISSPETSAKTSSTTAAAASPLRRATGPDDLLRPEDITGMSGLDFMQGILAGRLPGPPIGERLGYHLHSVEAGKVVFRGTPEFAVTNPMGTVHGGWYGTLLDSAMACAVMTRVPKGAAYTTLEFKVNILRSIPLGTEIECIGMTDHVGRSTGVAHGELRGLADGRLYATGSTTCIVMQITAG
- a CDS encoding GFA family protein, translating into MSASTSATPQDGAQPWQASCHCGAVVIRAELPDGLASASRCNCSFCIRRGAAAVTARTASLTILKGAENLSLYTWGSHTAKHYFCKTCGIYVYHQRRSDPAECGINLGCIDGGNPRTHAETYGDIPWHDGVNHPSDR
- the metF gene encoding methylenetetrahydrofolate reductase [NAD(P)H] is translated as MTTPDISFEFFPPQSLEASFRLWDTVQTLAPLAPRFVSVTYGAGGTTRDLTRDAVATLHKSSGLNVAAHLTCVNASKSETMEIADQFAEAGVREIVALRGDPPKGSAGFEPHPEGFANSVELISALAERDQFSIRVGAYPDRHPEATSARADVDWLKRKLDAGADEALTQFFFEADTFLRFRDDCAKAGIDTSRITPGILPIENWKGARNFAKRCGTNIPAWIDDAFDKAIRDGREDLLATALCTELCSDLMDNGVDKLHFYTLNRPELTRDVCFALGITPTVSLENVA
- a CDS encoding LysR family transcriptional regulator; this encodes MHIEFRHLRTIKAIHQEGGLARAADQLNITQSALSHQIKGLEDQAGVELFLRRSKPMKLSAAGLRLLRLADQVLPQVEAMQAEFSALRDGNTGRMYIAIECHACFEWLFPVLEGLRKNWADVDVDIRPGLAFDALPALQKEEVDLVVSSDPEVLPGIEFIELFDYKPVFVASALHPLAEKPYVEAEDFRGETLITYPVDKARLDIFSQLLTPAGVEPAGIRQVELTAVILLLVASNRGVSVLPDWVVREVKYSSDYVTRPLTSKGITRRLYAAIRSEDREKPYMQELIRLAKVEARRLQQQ